The proteins below come from a single Branchiostoma floridae strain S238N-H82 chromosome 5, Bfl_VNyyK, whole genome shotgun sequence genomic window:
- the LOC118415221 gene encoding prickle-like protein 1 isoform X3, producing the protein MCERTFRGKICRHCKCSQEDHNMASGTETERNVSKMVQGFQRNSTSDDDSGCALEEYTWVPPGLKPEQVHLYFNCLPEDKIPYVNSVGEKYRIKQLLHQLPPHDTEARYCSNLSEEEKRELRTFSSQRKREALGRGQVKQLPQDSDGLMCEDCGETVPGEETAVFASRAGQGVSWHPQCFVCCVCRELLVDLIYFYKDGMVYCGRHHAETLKPRCGACDEIIFADECTEAEGRSWHMKHFCCFECDLVLGGQRYIMKEQRPYCCQCFNSMFAEYCDSCGEPIGIDEGQMTHDGQHWHATEKCFCCAGCNLSLLGRPFLPKQGEIYCSKSCALGENQESKQSPPAQSSGSPYDTGFDTLTRGDGSQESDNNSTRSRKRDRRSRSMENLKREFYARKPGWGQSKLRMESARNLQKYDLSSDGSPDVNVQPRRVKHRSRSMTRMSSDARRATDYSDPRSDTENQSVASGTSGKQSPWVPRDGFTKENLERISPPNGFESAPQNMLPQWQSTPQEARYWNIQGGVTQGAFPSAVQADVKDPDAQYDTSQGYDSGGHECESDRQSQASGWTAPQDLQLPVPENGPRYEERTVPYTTQEYLPHDRRNVYIPQEPEIEYSSTSELPPPRGILRNASDTQLSEKFRKMKLRDEYYTSSSSSDSEDDDWLIPQRRVRVRYVDTDFTGGGRHGSMPPGAERPRGKKSKHCTIS; encoded by the exons GAAAATCTGCCGGCACTGTAAGTGTTCCCAAGAAGACCACAACATGGCGTCCGGTACGGAGACGGAACGCAACGTGAGTAAGATGGTGCAGGGCTTCCAGCGGAACTCCACGTCGGACGATGATTCCGGCTGTGCGCTGGAGGAATACACCTGGGTACCACCTGGGCTCAAGCCAGAACAG GTTCACCTGTACTTCAACTGTCTGCCAGAAGACAAGATCCCATACGTTAACAGCGTGGGCGAGAAGTACCGCATCAAGCAGCTCCTTCACCAGCTGCCTCCCCACGACACCGAGGCTCGCTACTGCAGTAACCTCAGCGAGGAGGAGAAGCGGGAGCTACGCACGTTCAGCTCGCAGCGGAAGCGGGAGGCCCTGGGGCGCGGCCAGGTGAAGCAGCTGCCGCAGGACTCGGACGGGCTGATGTGCGAGGACTGTGGGGAGACTGTACCGGGGGAGGAGACGGCCGTGTTCGCCTCCAGGGCTGGTCAGGGCGTGTCGTGGCACCCACAGTGCTTTGTGTGCTGCGTGTGTAGAGAACTGTTGGTGGATCTGATCTATTTCTACAAGGACGGGATGGTGTACTGTGGGCGCCACCATGCAGAGACACTCAAGCCACGATGTGGGGCGTGTGATGAG ATCATCTTTGCGGATGAGTGTACTGAGGCAGAAGGGCGTTCCTGGCACATGAAACACTTCTGCTGTTTCGAGTGCGACCTGGTGTTGGGGGGACAGCGCTACATCATGAAGGAGCAGCGGCCTTACTGCTGCCAGTGCTTCAACAGCATGTTCGCCGAGTACTGTGACTCGTGTGGAGAACCCATAG GCATCGACGAGGGCCAGATGACGCATGACGGGCAGCACTGGCACGCTACGGAAAAGTGCTTCTGCTGTGCAGGCTGCAACTTGTCTCTGCTTGGGCGACCGTTCCTCCCCAAGCAGGGTGAGATATACTGTTCTAAATCCTGCGCCCTGGGAGAGAACCAGGAGTCCAAGCAGTCTCCACCTGCACAGAGCTCCGGTAGTCCCTACGACACCGGCTTCGACACCCTGACAAGAGGAGATGGGTCACAGGAGTCGGATAACAACTCCACCAGGAGCCGCAAACGTGACCGCAGATCGCGGTCCATGGAAAACCTGAAGCGGGAGTTCTACGCCAGGAAACCTGGCTGGGGCCAGAGCAAACTGAGGATGGAGTCGGCACGGAACCTTCAGAAGTACGACCTGAGTTCAGACGGGAGTCCGGACGTGAACGTTCAACCAAGACGTGTGAAGCACAGGAGCAGGTCGATGACAAGAATGAGCAGTGATGCGAGAAGAGCGACGGATTACTCGGATCCTCGTAGCGACACTGAGAACCAATCAGTGGCGAGTGGTACGAGTGGGAAGCAGTCTCCCTGGGTGCCTCGGGATGGGTTCACCAAAGAGAACCTGGAGAGAATATCACCTCCCAACGGCTTTGAGAGTGCACCACAAAACATGCTGCCTCAGTGGCAAAGCACCCCCCAGGAAGCAAGATACTGGAACATTCAAGGGGGTGTCACCCAGGGGGCGTTCCCCTCAGCTGTACAAGCTGATGTTAAGGACCCTGATGCACAGTACGATACCTCACAGGGATACGACAGTGGAGGACACGAGTGTGAGAGTGACAGGCAGTCGCAGGCCAGCGGATGGACGGCGCCGCAGGATCTGCAGCTGCCTGTACCAGAGAACGGTCCCAGGTACGAGGAGAGAACTGTCCCATATACCACGCAGGAGTACCTGCCTCACGACAGAAGAAACGTGTACATCCCACAGGAGCCTGAAATCGAGTATTCCAGCACAAGCGAGCTGCCACCGCCGAGGGGCATACTGAGAAATGCCTCTGACACCCAGCTGTCAGAGAAGTTCCGTAAGATGAAGCTGCGTGATGAATATTAtacctcctcctcttcatccgACAGCGAGGATGATGATTGGCTGATTCCACAGAGGAGAGTTCGTGTTCGATATGTGGACACTGACTTTACGGGAGGTGGCAGACATGGCTCCATGCCACCTGGGGCTGAGAGGCCGAGGGGAAAGAAGAGCAAGCATTGCACCATATCCTAG
- the LOC118415221 gene encoding prickle planar cell polarity protein 3-A-like isoform X2 yields the protein MESFLRRFSSFRRSYRGFVKGNSEEKRDQVMSAVQACSACVKCGDRCPGYQPHYWRKICRHCKCSQEDHNMASGTETERNVSKMVQGFQRNSTSDDDSGCALEEYTWVPPGLKPEQVHLYFNCLPEDKIPYVNSVGEKYRIKQLLHQLPPHDTEARYCSNLSEEEKRELRTFSSQRKREALGRGQVKQLPQDSDGLMCEDCGETVPGEETAVFASRAGQGVSWHPQCFVCCVCRELLVDLIYFYKDGMVYCGRHHAETLKPRCGACDEIIFADECTEAEGRSWHMKHFCCFECDLVLGGQRYIMKEQRPYCCQCFNSMFAEYCDSCGEPIGIDEGQMTHDGQHWHATEKCFCCAGCNLSLLGRPFLPKQGEIYCSKSCALGENQESKQSPPAQSSGSPYDTGFDTLTRGDGSQESDNNSTRSRKRDRRSRSMENLKREFYARKPGWGQSKLRMESARNLQKYDLSSDGSPDVNVQPRRVKHRSRSMTRMSSDARRATDYSDPRSDTENQSVASGTSGKQSPWVPRDGFTKENLERISPPNGFESAPQNMLPQWQSTPQEARYWNIQGGVTQGAFPSAVQADVKDPDAQYDTSQGYDSGGHECESDRQSQASGWTAPQDLQLPVPENGPRYEERTVPYTTQEYLPHDRRNVYIPQEPEIEYSSTSELPPPRGILRNASDTQLSEKFRKMKLRDEYYTSSSSSDSEDDDWLIPQRRVRVRYVDTDFTGGGRHGSMPPGAERPRGKKSKHCTIS from the exons GAAAATCTGCCGGCACTGTAAGTGTTCCCAAGAAGACCACAACATGGCGTCCGGTACGGAGACGGAACGCAACGTGAGTAAGATGGTGCAGGGCTTCCAGCGGAACTCCACGTCGGACGATGATTCCGGCTGTGCGCTGGAGGAATACACCTGGGTACCACCTGGGCTCAAGCCAGAACAG GTTCACCTGTACTTCAACTGTCTGCCAGAAGACAAGATCCCATACGTTAACAGCGTGGGCGAGAAGTACCGCATCAAGCAGCTCCTTCACCAGCTGCCTCCCCACGACACCGAGGCTCGCTACTGCAGTAACCTCAGCGAGGAGGAGAAGCGGGAGCTACGCACGTTCAGCTCGCAGCGGAAGCGGGAGGCCCTGGGGCGCGGCCAGGTGAAGCAGCTGCCGCAGGACTCGGACGGGCTGATGTGCGAGGACTGTGGGGAGACTGTACCGGGGGAGGAGACGGCCGTGTTCGCCTCCAGGGCTGGTCAGGGCGTGTCGTGGCACCCACAGTGCTTTGTGTGCTGCGTGTGTAGAGAACTGTTGGTGGATCTGATCTATTTCTACAAGGACGGGATGGTGTACTGTGGGCGCCACCATGCAGAGACACTCAAGCCACGATGTGGGGCGTGTGATGAG ATCATCTTTGCGGATGAGTGTACTGAGGCAGAAGGGCGTTCCTGGCACATGAAACACTTCTGCTGTTTCGAGTGCGACCTGGTGTTGGGGGGACAGCGCTACATCATGAAGGAGCAGCGGCCTTACTGCTGCCAGTGCTTCAACAGCATGTTCGCCGAGTACTGTGACTCGTGTGGAGAACCCATAG GCATCGACGAGGGCCAGATGACGCATGACGGGCAGCACTGGCACGCTACGGAAAAGTGCTTCTGCTGTGCAGGCTGCAACTTGTCTCTGCTTGGGCGACCGTTCCTCCCCAAGCAGGGTGAGATATACTGTTCTAAATCCTGCGCCCTGGGAGAGAACCAGGAGTCCAAGCAGTCTCCACCTGCACAGAGCTCCGGTAGTCCCTACGACACCGGCTTCGACACCCTGACAAGAGGAGATGGGTCACAGGAGTCGGATAACAACTCCACCAGGAGCCGCAAACGTGACCGCAGATCGCGGTCCATGGAAAACCTGAAGCGGGAGTTCTACGCCAGGAAACCTGGCTGGGGCCAGAGCAAACTGAGGATGGAGTCGGCACGGAACCTTCAGAAGTACGACCTGAGTTCAGACGGGAGTCCGGACGTGAACGTTCAACCAAGACGTGTGAAGCACAGGAGCAGGTCGATGACAAGAATGAGCAGTGATGCGAGAAGAGCGACGGATTACTCGGATCCTCGTAGCGACACTGAGAACCAATCAGTGGCGAGTGGTACGAGTGGGAAGCAGTCTCCCTGGGTGCCTCGGGATGGGTTCACCAAAGAGAACCTGGAGAGAATATCACCTCCCAACGGCTTTGAGAGTGCACCACAAAACATGCTGCCTCAGTGGCAAAGCACCCCCCAGGAAGCAAGATACTGGAACATTCAAGGGGGTGTCACCCAGGGGGCGTTCCCCTCAGCTGTACAAGCTGATGTTAAGGACCCTGATGCACAGTACGATACCTCACAGGGATACGACAGTGGAGGACACGAGTGTGAGAGTGACAGGCAGTCGCAGGCCAGCGGATGGACGGCGCCGCAGGATCTGCAGCTGCCTGTACCAGAGAACGGTCCCAGGTACGAGGAGAGAACTGTCCCATATACCACGCAGGAGTACCTGCCTCACGACAGAAGAAACGTGTACATCCCACAGGAGCCTGAAATCGAGTATTCCAGCACAAGCGAGCTGCCACCGCCGAGGGGCATACTGAGAAATGCCTCTGACACCCAGCTGTCAGAGAAGTTCCGTAAGATGAAGCTGCGTGATGAATATTAtacctcctcctcttcatccgACAGCGAGGATGATGATTGGCTGATTCCACAGAGGAGAGTTCGTGTTCGATATGTGGACACTGACTTTACGGGAGGTGGCAGACATGGCTCCATGCCACCTGGGGCTGAGAGGCCGAGGGGAAAGAAGAGCAAGCATTGCACCATATCCTAG
- the LOC118415221 gene encoding prickle planar cell polarity protein 3-A-like isoform X4 encodes MSAVQACSACVKCGDRCPGYQPHYWRKICRHCKCSQEDHNMASGTETERNVSKMVQGFQRNSTSDDDSGCALEEYTWVPPGLKPEQVHLYFNCLPEDKIPYVNSVGEKYRIKQLLHQLPPHDTEARYCSNLSEEEKRELRTFSSQRKREALGRGQVKQLPQDSDGLMCEDCGETVPGEETAVFASRAGQGVSWHPQCFVCCVCRELLVDLIYFYKDGMVYCGRHHAETLKPRCGACDEIIFADECTEAEGRSWHMKHFCCFECDLVLGGQRYIMKEQRPYCCQCFNSMFAEYCDSCGEPIGIDEGQMTHDGQHWHATEKCFCCAGCNLSLLGRPFLPKQGEIYCSKSCALGENQESKQSPPAQSSGSPYDTGFDTLTRGDGSQESDNNSTRSRKRDRRSRSMENLKREFYARKPGWGQSKLRMESARNLQKYDLSSDGSPDVNVQPRRVKHRSRSMTRMSSDARRATDYSDPRSDTENQSVASGTSGKQSPWVPRDGFTKENLERISPPNGFESAPQNMLPQWQSTPQEARYWNIQGGVTQGAFPSAVQADVKDPDAQYDTSQGYDSGGHECESDRQSQASGWTAPQDLQLPVPENGPRYEERTVPYTTQEYLPHDRRNVYIPQEPEIEYSSTSELPPPRGILRNASDTQLSEKFRKMKLRDEYYTSSSSSDSEDDDWLIPQRRVRVRYVDTDFTGGGRHGSMPPGAERPRGKKSKHCTIS; translated from the exons GAAAATCTGCCGGCACTGTAAGTGTTCCCAAGAAGACCACAACATGGCGTCCGGTACGGAGACGGAACGCAACGTGAGTAAGATGGTGCAGGGCTTCCAGCGGAACTCCACGTCGGACGATGATTCCGGCTGTGCGCTGGAGGAATACACCTGGGTACCACCTGGGCTCAAGCCAGAACAG GTTCACCTGTACTTCAACTGTCTGCCAGAAGACAAGATCCCATACGTTAACAGCGTGGGCGAGAAGTACCGCATCAAGCAGCTCCTTCACCAGCTGCCTCCCCACGACACCGAGGCTCGCTACTGCAGTAACCTCAGCGAGGAGGAGAAGCGGGAGCTACGCACGTTCAGCTCGCAGCGGAAGCGGGAGGCCCTGGGGCGCGGCCAGGTGAAGCAGCTGCCGCAGGACTCGGACGGGCTGATGTGCGAGGACTGTGGGGAGACTGTACCGGGGGAGGAGACGGCCGTGTTCGCCTCCAGGGCTGGTCAGGGCGTGTCGTGGCACCCACAGTGCTTTGTGTGCTGCGTGTGTAGAGAACTGTTGGTGGATCTGATCTATTTCTACAAGGACGGGATGGTGTACTGTGGGCGCCACCATGCAGAGACACTCAAGCCACGATGTGGGGCGTGTGATGAG ATCATCTTTGCGGATGAGTGTACTGAGGCAGAAGGGCGTTCCTGGCACATGAAACACTTCTGCTGTTTCGAGTGCGACCTGGTGTTGGGGGGACAGCGCTACATCATGAAGGAGCAGCGGCCTTACTGCTGCCAGTGCTTCAACAGCATGTTCGCCGAGTACTGTGACTCGTGTGGAGAACCCATAG GCATCGACGAGGGCCAGATGACGCATGACGGGCAGCACTGGCACGCTACGGAAAAGTGCTTCTGCTGTGCAGGCTGCAACTTGTCTCTGCTTGGGCGACCGTTCCTCCCCAAGCAGGGTGAGATATACTGTTCTAAATCCTGCGCCCTGGGAGAGAACCAGGAGTCCAAGCAGTCTCCACCTGCACAGAGCTCCGGTAGTCCCTACGACACCGGCTTCGACACCCTGACAAGAGGAGATGGGTCACAGGAGTCGGATAACAACTCCACCAGGAGCCGCAAACGTGACCGCAGATCGCGGTCCATGGAAAACCTGAAGCGGGAGTTCTACGCCAGGAAACCTGGCTGGGGCCAGAGCAAACTGAGGATGGAGTCGGCACGGAACCTTCAGAAGTACGACCTGAGTTCAGACGGGAGTCCGGACGTGAACGTTCAACCAAGACGTGTGAAGCACAGGAGCAGGTCGATGACAAGAATGAGCAGTGATGCGAGAAGAGCGACGGATTACTCGGATCCTCGTAGCGACACTGAGAACCAATCAGTGGCGAGTGGTACGAGTGGGAAGCAGTCTCCCTGGGTGCCTCGGGATGGGTTCACCAAAGAGAACCTGGAGAGAATATCACCTCCCAACGGCTTTGAGAGTGCACCACAAAACATGCTGCCTCAGTGGCAAAGCACCCCCCAGGAAGCAAGATACTGGAACATTCAAGGGGGTGTCACCCAGGGGGCGTTCCCCTCAGCTGTACAAGCTGATGTTAAGGACCCTGATGCACAGTACGATACCTCACAGGGATACGACAGTGGAGGACACGAGTGTGAGAGTGACAGGCAGTCGCAGGCCAGCGGATGGACGGCGCCGCAGGATCTGCAGCTGCCTGTACCAGAGAACGGTCCCAGGTACGAGGAGAGAACTGTCCCATATACCACGCAGGAGTACCTGCCTCACGACAGAAGAAACGTGTACATCCCACAGGAGCCTGAAATCGAGTATTCCAGCACAAGCGAGCTGCCACCGCCGAGGGGCATACTGAGAAATGCCTCTGACACCCAGCTGTCAGAGAAGTTCCGTAAGATGAAGCTGCGTGATGAATATTAtacctcctcctcttcatccgACAGCGAGGATGATGATTGGCTGATTCCACAGAGGAGAGTTCGTGTTCGATATGTGGACACTGACTTTACGGGAGGTGGCAGACATGGCTCCATGCCACCTGGGGCTGAGAGGCCGAGGGGAAAGAAGAGCAAGCATTGCACCATATCCTAG
- the LOC118415221 gene encoding prickle-like protein 1 isoform X5, whose protein sequence is MVKEKGPGKICRHCKCSQEDHNMASGTETERNVSKMVQGFQRNSTSDDDSGCALEEYTWVPPGLKPEQVHLYFNCLPEDKIPYVNSVGEKYRIKQLLHQLPPHDTEARYCSNLSEEEKRELRTFSSQRKREALGRGQVKQLPQDSDGLMCEDCGETVPGEETAVFASRAGQGVSWHPQCFVCCVCRELLVDLIYFYKDGMVYCGRHHAETLKPRCGACDEIIFADECTEAEGRSWHMKHFCCFECDLVLGGQRYIMKEQRPYCCQCFNSMFAEYCDSCGEPIGIDEGQMTHDGQHWHATEKCFCCAGCNLSLLGRPFLPKQGEIYCSKSCALGENQESKQSPPAQSSGSPYDTGFDTLTRGDGSQESDNNSTRSRKRDRRSRSMENLKREFYARKPGWGQSKLRMESARNLQKYDLSSDGSPDVNVQPRRVKHRSRSMTRMSSDARRATDYSDPRSDTENQSVASGTSGKQSPWVPRDGFTKENLERISPPNGFESAPQNMLPQWQSTPQEARYWNIQGGVTQGAFPSAVQADVKDPDAQYDTSQGYDSGGHECESDRQSQASGWTAPQDLQLPVPENGPRYEERTVPYTTQEYLPHDRRNVYIPQEPEIEYSSTSELPPPRGILRNASDTQLSEKFRKMKLRDEYYTSSSSSDSEDDDWLIPQRRVRVRYVDTDFTGGGRHGSMPPGAERPRGKKSKHCTIS, encoded by the exons ATGGTAAAAGAGAAGGGGCCAGG GAAAATCTGCCGGCACTGTAAGTGTTCCCAAGAAGACCACAACATGGCGTCCGGTACGGAGACGGAACGCAACGTGAGTAAGATGGTGCAGGGCTTCCAGCGGAACTCCACGTCGGACGATGATTCCGGCTGTGCGCTGGAGGAATACACCTGGGTACCACCTGGGCTCAAGCCAGAACAG GTTCACCTGTACTTCAACTGTCTGCCAGAAGACAAGATCCCATACGTTAACAGCGTGGGCGAGAAGTACCGCATCAAGCAGCTCCTTCACCAGCTGCCTCCCCACGACACCGAGGCTCGCTACTGCAGTAACCTCAGCGAGGAGGAGAAGCGGGAGCTACGCACGTTCAGCTCGCAGCGGAAGCGGGAGGCCCTGGGGCGCGGCCAGGTGAAGCAGCTGCCGCAGGACTCGGACGGGCTGATGTGCGAGGACTGTGGGGAGACTGTACCGGGGGAGGAGACGGCCGTGTTCGCCTCCAGGGCTGGTCAGGGCGTGTCGTGGCACCCACAGTGCTTTGTGTGCTGCGTGTGTAGAGAACTGTTGGTGGATCTGATCTATTTCTACAAGGACGGGATGGTGTACTGTGGGCGCCACCATGCAGAGACACTCAAGCCACGATGTGGGGCGTGTGATGAG ATCATCTTTGCGGATGAGTGTACTGAGGCAGAAGGGCGTTCCTGGCACATGAAACACTTCTGCTGTTTCGAGTGCGACCTGGTGTTGGGGGGACAGCGCTACATCATGAAGGAGCAGCGGCCTTACTGCTGCCAGTGCTTCAACAGCATGTTCGCCGAGTACTGTGACTCGTGTGGAGAACCCATAG GCATCGACGAGGGCCAGATGACGCATGACGGGCAGCACTGGCACGCTACGGAAAAGTGCTTCTGCTGTGCAGGCTGCAACTTGTCTCTGCTTGGGCGACCGTTCCTCCCCAAGCAGGGTGAGATATACTGTTCTAAATCCTGCGCCCTGGGAGAGAACCAGGAGTCCAAGCAGTCTCCACCTGCACAGAGCTCCGGTAGTCCCTACGACACCGGCTTCGACACCCTGACAAGAGGAGATGGGTCACAGGAGTCGGATAACAACTCCACCAGGAGCCGCAAACGTGACCGCAGATCGCGGTCCATGGAAAACCTGAAGCGGGAGTTCTACGCCAGGAAACCTGGCTGGGGCCAGAGCAAACTGAGGATGGAGTCGGCACGGAACCTTCAGAAGTACGACCTGAGTTCAGACGGGAGTCCGGACGTGAACGTTCAACCAAGACGTGTGAAGCACAGGAGCAGGTCGATGACAAGAATGAGCAGTGATGCGAGAAGAGCGACGGATTACTCGGATCCTCGTAGCGACACTGAGAACCAATCAGTGGCGAGTGGTACGAGTGGGAAGCAGTCTCCCTGGGTGCCTCGGGATGGGTTCACCAAAGAGAACCTGGAGAGAATATCACCTCCCAACGGCTTTGAGAGTGCACCACAAAACATGCTGCCTCAGTGGCAAAGCACCCCCCAGGAAGCAAGATACTGGAACATTCAAGGGGGTGTCACCCAGGGGGCGTTCCCCTCAGCTGTACAAGCTGATGTTAAGGACCCTGATGCACAGTACGATACCTCACAGGGATACGACAGTGGAGGACACGAGTGTGAGAGTGACAGGCAGTCGCAGGCCAGCGGATGGACGGCGCCGCAGGATCTGCAGCTGCCTGTACCAGAGAACGGTCCCAGGTACGAGGAGAGAACTGTCCCATATACCACGCAGGAGTACCTGCCTCACGACAGAAGAAACGTGTACATCCCACAGGAGCCTGAAATCGAGTATTCCAGCACAAGCGAGCTGCCACCGCCGAGGGGCATACTGAGAAATGCCTCTGACACCCAGCTGTCAGAGAAGTTCCGTAAGATGAAGCTGCGTGATGAATATTAtacctcctcctcttcatccgACAGCGAGGATGATGATTGGCTGATTCCACAGAGGAGAGTTCGTGTTCGATATGTGGACACTGACTTTACGGGAGGTGGCAGACATGGCTCCATGCCACCTGGGGCTGAGAGGCCGAGGGGAAAGAAGAGCAAGCATTGCACCATATCCTAG